In Halalkalicoccus sp. CG83, a single genomic region encodes these proteins:
- a CDS encoding HTH domain-containing protein: MSADTVRAVLRLRTLGPTGLNPPQTEVLDHLQTLTEEGPIDELDVDVWGGTMGITQTEEHDPVDIRETVAEYKQWADVHGYTLRPAFEWRSAAPEGERKGRIVTPLITLAVYIGEDLQAVYPHVDDEVNTIYDGVEALESMAKTGGTEQPGDGSSDKRAVLVQ; the protein is encoded by the coding sequence ATGAGTGCAGACACAGTCCGTGCAGTCTTACGACTGCGAACACTGGGCCCAACTGGACTCAACCCACCGCAGACCGAAGTGCTCGATCACCTGCAGACGCTCACCGAGGAGGGTCCGATCGACGAACTCGACGTTGATGTCTGGGGAGGAACGATGGGAATCACCCAAACCGAGGAGCACGATCCCGTAGATATCCGTGAAACGGTAGCCGAATACAAGCAGTGGGCGGATGTGCATGGGTATACGTTACGGCCTGCCTTCGAGTGGCGCTCCGCTGCACCCGAGGGTGAGAGGAAGGGACGGATCGTTACGCCACTCATCACGCTTGCTGTGTACATCGGGGAGGATCTCCAGGCAGTCTATCCCCACGTCGATGATGAGGTCAACACGATTTACGACGGTGTTGAGGCACTCGAATCGATGGCTAAAACAGGAGGCACTGAGCAGCCGGGAGACGGGTCAAGCGACAAGCGTGCAGTTCTTGTCCAGTAA
- a CDS encoding helix-turn-helix domain-containing protein, whose protein sequence is MATIIEFSLPTEEFALEETLDTLPEAHIEIERVVADNPDQITPYVWVRTDDFDAFEAALEDDPTVEEVVTFSDTGEERSYQMTWTGSIDFIVQVLTEYSGTITHADGSADGWDLRVVFPDRESLSRANEAAQQAGFQFDIKTIYGTEDPRGVQHGLTETQRNTLVAAFEAGYFTVPREVSLSNLAEQRNTSHQALSEQLRRATGNLVESTLITYSDGSDE, encoded by the coding sequence ATGGCCACAATTATCGAATTCAGTCTCCCGACCGAGGAATTCGCGCTCGAGGAGACGCTCGATACCCTTCCTGAAGCACATATAGAGATTGAGCGAGTCGTCGCCGACAATCCAGACCAGATCACCCCCTACGTGTGGGTACGTACCGACGACTTCGACGCGTTCGAGGCCGCCCTCGAGGACGACCCCACTGTCGAGGAGGTCGTCACGTTCTCGGACACTGGGGAGGAGCGTTCGTATCAGATGACTTGGACGGGGTCGATCGACTTCATCGTCCAAGTTCTGACGGAGTACTCCGGAACGATCACTCACGCGGACGGCTCCGCCGACGGATGGGATCTCCGCGTGGTGTTTCCCGATCGTGAGTCGCTCTCCCGGGCGAACGAGGCCGCCCAGCAGGCCGGCTTTCAGTTCGACATCAAAACGATCTACGGGACGGAGGACCCCCGCGGCGTGCAACACGGACTCACTGAGACGCAGCGCAATACGCTTGTCGCAGCCTTCGAAGCGGGGTATTTCACCGTCCCGCGGGAGGTGTCGTTATCTAATCTGGCCGAGCAACGGAACACTTCACATCAGGCGCTCTCGGAACAGCTCAGACGGGCCACGGGTAATCTCGTCGAGTCGACGCTCATTACTTACAGCGATGGGAGCGATGAGTAA
- a CDS encoding helix-turn-helix domain-containing protein — MSIITEFTVPADEFALYQTLREVPEMVVEVERVVAHDEGYLVPYFWTSGKNYAEFEQRAEDDPSLKEITKLDEVEGANLYRAEWMHDVESVAYMMTKTGATLLNATGYEGQWTMELRFDTREGLSTFHTWLQENDVNADLQRLYEPGQPRVDGQPGLTDIQHETLVTALKKGYYNTPRDTTMTELAAYFGISQPALSKRLRGGHSTLIKNSLMVEPPDTEPDH; from the coding sequence ATGAGCATTATCACTGAATTCACCGTTCCAGCCGATGAGTTTGCGCTCTATCAGACCCTCCGTGAGGTCCCTGAGATGGTCGTCGAAGTCGAGCGTGTCGTCGCTCACGACGAAGGGTACTTAGTCCCGTATTTCTGGACGTCGGGGAAGAACTACGCTGAATTCGAACAGCGAGCTGAAGACGACCCGTCGCTCAAGGAGATCACCAAGCTCGACGAGGTCGAGGGGGCAAACCTCTATCGAGCGGAGTGGATGCACGACGTCGAGTCCGTCGCTTACATGATGACGAAAACGGGCGCGACGCTCCTCAATGCAACAGGCTACGAAGGACAGTGGACGATGGAGCTTCGCTTCGATACTCGCGAGGGACTCAGCACCTTCCACACCTGGTTGCAAGAGAACGATGTGAACGCCGACTTACAGCGTCTGTATGAGCCCGGCCAGCCACGGGTAGACGGCCAGCCTGGTCTTACCGACATCCAGCACGAGACGTTAGTGACAGCCCTGAAGAAGGGGTACTACAACACGCCGCGAGATACCACAATGACTGAGTTAGCTGCGTACTTTGGGATCTCGCAGCCAGCACTCTCGAAGCGATTGCGCGGCGGCCACAGCACGCTGATCAAGAACTCGTTGATGGTAGAACCACCAGATACCGAGCCAGATCACTAA